One region of Pararhizobium qamdonense genomic DNA includes:
- a CDS encoding iron-siderophore ABC transporter substrate-binding protein, giving the protein MRLFRLCAQVLVACVWIVTQGSALAAESVSYPISIKHAFGTTVIQKKPERVATVAWANHEVPLALGIIPVGMARANFGDDGADGILPWVAERLEELKGERPVLFDEGDGIDFEAVAATRPDVILASYSGLSQADYDTLSQIAPVIAYPQAPWSTDWREMIRFNSAGLGMQAEGDALIAGIEADIKNTLDGHPELKGKSAMFITHLSASDLSIINFYTTNDTRVKFFADLGLTSPKSVLAASQAGKFAGSVSAEQIDAFDDVDILVTYGDQTLFESLRTNPLTAHMPAVAHQSLVMLGNNPVGNAANPTPLSIRWVLKDYVALLSEAAKKAK; this is encoded by the coding sequence ATGAGACTGTTCCGTCTCTGCGCACAGGTATTGGTCGCCTGTGTCTGGATTGTCACGCAGGGATCCGCGCTGGCCGCAGAAAGCGTGTCCTATCCGATCAGCATCAAGCATGCTTTCGGCACGACGGTCATTCAGAAGAAACCGGAGCGGGTCGCAACCGTTGCCTGGGCGAACCATGAGGTGCCCTTGGCGCTCGGTATCATTCCTGTCGGCATGGCGCGCGCCAATTTTGGCGACGATGGCGCAGATGGCATCCTGCCATGGGTGGCGGAGCGGCTGGAGGAACTCAAGGGTGAGAGGCCGGTGCTGTTCGACGAGGGCGATGGCATCGATTTCGAGGCTGTGGCGGCGACCCGTCCGGACGTGATCCTTGCGTCCTATTCCGGCCTCAGCCAGGCGGATTACGACACGCTGAGCCAGATCGCCCCGGTCATTGCCTATCCACAGGCACCATGGTCGACCGACTGGCGCGAGATGATCCGGTTCAACAGCGCCGGACTGGGCATGCAGGCGGAGGGCGATGCGCTGATCGCCGGTATCGAAGCCGACATCAAGAACACGCTGGACGGCCATCCCGAGCTGAAGGGCAAGTCGGCCATGTTCATCACCCATCTGAGCGCATCGGATCTCAGCATCATCAATTTCTACACCACCAACGACACGCGGGTGAAGTTCTTCGCCGATCTGGGGCTGACGTCTCCAAAGAGCGTCCTTGCGGCATCGCAAGCCGGAAAATTCGCGGGCTCGGTCAGTGCCGAACAGATCGATGCGTTCGACGATGTCGATATTCTGGTGACATACGGCGACCAGACGCTGTTTGAGTCCTTGAGAACCAACCCGTTGACCGCGCATATGCCGGCGGTCGCGCATCAGTCTCTCGTCATGCTCGGCAACAATCCGGTCGGAAACGCGGCAAATCCGACGCCACTTTCGATCAGATGGGTGCTGAAGGACTATGTGGCGCTTCTCAGCGAGGCGGCCAAGAAGGCGAAATGA
- a CDS encoding ABC transporter ATP-binding protein — translation MTVHSLAASGLSAGYDDREILWDLDLTIPPGKITVIVGANACGKSTLLRTMSRLISPKQGQVLLDGKSIHHTPSRELARTLGLLPQSPVAPEGIAVADLVSRGRHPHQSLFSRWTRQDDEAVDSALAATKTFDLAERPVDELSGGQRQRVWIAMALAQDTDILLLDEPTTFLDINHQIEVLDLLTDLNQARGTTVVMVLHDLNLAARYADYLVAMADGRVHAFGTPEDVLTQEMVRQVFGLESRIMIDPISARPIMLPIGRHRMASNAPAMAQKETRL, via the coding sequence GTGACTGTTCATTCCCTCGCCGCCAGCGGGCTTTCGGCTGGCTATGACGACCGGGAAATCCTGTGGGATCTCGACCTGACGATCCCTCCGGGAAAGATCACCGTGATCGTCGGCGCCAATGCCTGCGGCAAGTCCACGCTGCTGCGCACCATGTCGCGTCTCATTTCGCCCAAACAGGGACAGGTGCTGCTGGATGGCAAGTCCATCCACCACACGCCCTCGCGGGAACTTGCCCGGACATTGGGTCTTTTGCCGCAGTCACCGGTGGCGCCGGAAGGGATTGCCGTTGCCGATCTCGTCAGCCGCGGGCGGCACCCGCACCAGAGCCTGTTTTCCCGCTGGACGCGGCAGGACGATGAAGCCGTGGACAGCGCGCTTGCAGCCACCAAAACCTTCGATCTTGCCGAGCGGCCGGTCGATGAGCTTTCCGGAGGCCAGCGCCAGCGCGTCTGGATCGCCATGGCGCTCGCCCAGGACACCGACATCCTGCTGCTCGACGAGCCCACGACCTTCCTCGACATCAATCACCAGATCGAGGTGCTCGATCTCCTGACGGATTTGAACCAGGCGCGCGGCACGACGGTGGTCATGGTTCTGCATGATCTCAATCTGGCGGCACGCTATGCGGACTATCTCGTCGCCATGGCGGACGGGCGCGTTCACGCCTTCGGCACGCCGGAAGATGTGCTGACGCAGGAGATGGTCCGGCAGGTCTTCGGATTGGAAAGCCGCATCATGATCGATCCCATTTCCGCCCGGCCGATCATGTTGCCGATCGGCCGCCACCGGATGGCCAGCAATGCGCCCGCGATGGCGCAAAAGGAGACGCGCCTATGA
- a CDS encoding FecCD family ABC transporter permease, which yields MTVFSPTIDVLIANRRRRAGRHAVQLAVLFALVLAVFGITLSLGQTFTPPLDVIRVLLGEDVPGTSFTVGQLRLPRAILSILAGMCFGLGGVAFQIMLRNPLASPDIIGITSGAGAAAVFAIVVLSMTGPMVSILAVAAGLFVAVLVYGLSFRNGIAGTRLILVGIGVSAMLQSVIAYILSSAPAWSLQEAMRWLTGSVNGAQLSQALPLLLALAVFGGLLLSRTRDLETLQLGDDTAAALGVRVARTRMLVIVSAVGMIATATAVTGPIAFVAFLSGPIAARIVRNNGSLLLPSALVGAILVLAGDYAGQLLLPSRYPVGVVTGALGAPYLIFLIVRVNRTGGSL from the coding sequence GTGACCGTATTCTCACCGACAATCGACGTCCTTATCGCCAACCGCCGCCGCCGCGCGGGCAGGCACGCCGTCCAGCTCGCCGTGCTGTTTGCCCTCGTCCTCGCCGTGTTCGGGATCACCCTGTCGCTTGGGCAAACGTTCACGCCGCCCCTGGACGTCATCCGCGTGCTGCTCGGAGAGGACGTGCCCGGCACATCTTTTACCGTCGGCCAGTTGCGCTTGCCGCGCGCTATCCTGTCGATCCTTGCCGGCATGTGTTTCGGGTTGGGCGGTGTTGCATTCCAGATCATGCTGCGCAATCCGCTGGCCAGCCCCGACATTATCGGCATCACCTCGGGCGCCGGGGCCGCCGCCGTATTCGCCATCGTTGTCCTGTCGATGACCGGGCCGATGGTCTCCATCCTCGCCGTTGCCGCAGGCCTCTTCGTCGCCGTGCTTGTCTACGGGCTGTCGTTCCGCAACGGTATTGCCGGCACGCGCCTCATCCTCGTCGGGATCGGCGTGTCGGCCATGCTGCAGAGCGTAATCGCCTACATCCTGTCGTCTGCGCCCGCATGGAGCCTGCAGGAGGCGATGCGCTGGCTGACAGGCAGCGTCAACGGCGCGCAGCTTTCGCAGGCGCTGCCGCTTCTTCTCGCTCTCGCTGTGTTCGGCGGGCTTCTGCTCAGCCGCACCCGCGATCTCGAAACATTGCAACTGGGTGACGATACCGCCGCCGCTCTCGGGGTCCGGGTCGCCAGAACCCGCATGCTGGTCATCGTCTCGGCCGTCGGCATGATCGCGACTGCAACGGCAGTCACCGGACCGATCGCCTTCGTGGCTTTCCTCTCCGGGCCGATTGCGGCGCGCATCGTGCGCAACAATGGATCCCTGCTTCTGCCATCGGCGCTGGTCGGCGCCATTCTCGTGCTTGCCGGCGATTATGCCGGTCAGCTTCTCTTGCCGAGCCGCTATCCGGTCGGCGTGGTGACCGGCGCGCTGGGTGCGCCCTACCTGATTTTCCTGATCGTCCGCGTCAACCGGACAGGAGGCTCGTTGTGA
- a CDS encoding response regulator transcription factor: MRILLVEDDRDLAERIGKALRAENFAVDVAVNGEDGAHLGSTEAFDAAVLDLGLPKLDGVSVLKLWRDAGRNIPVLVLTARDGWSDKVESFKAGADDYLTKPFKVEELVMRLRALVRRAAGHGSARISCNGLAFDAQLGTFELDGLPLKLTALEWRVLSCLILRKNIVVDRRELMERIYEGDVEVESNSMEVIITRLRRKIGAAMIETVRGRGYLLRGDP; this comes from the coding sequence ATGCGGATATTGCTGGTCGAGGACGACAGGGATTTGGCCGAGCGGATTGGAAAAGCCCTTCGCGCCGAAAACTTTGCCGTCGATGTGGCTGTCAATGGCGAGGACGGCGCGCATCTCGGATCGACAGAGGCCTTTGACGCCGCGGTGCTTGACCTCGGCCTGCCCAAACTGGATGGCGTTTCGGTGCTCAAACTCTGGCGCGACGCGGGACGCAATATTCCGGTTCTGGTTTTAACCGCCCGCGACGGCTGGTCGGACAAGGTGGAAAGTTTCAAGGCGGGCGCCGACGATTACCTGACCAAGCCGTTCAAGGTCGAGGAACTGGTGATGCGGCTGCGCGCACTTGTGCGGCGCGCGGCCGGCCATGGCAGCGCAAGGATTTCCTGCAACGGTCTCGCATTCGACGCCCAGCTTGGCACGTTCGAGCTCGATGGCCTGCCGTTGAAACTGACCGCGTTGGAATGGCGGGTCCTGTCCTGCCTGATCCTGCGCAAAAACATCGTCGTCGATCGCCGCGAACTGATGGAGCGCATTTATGAAGGGGATGTCGAGGTCGAGTCCAATTCGATGGAGGTGATCATCACCCGGCTTCGCCGCAAGATCGGTGCAGCCATGATCGAGACGGTGAGGGGCCGGGGATACCTGTTGCGGGGCGACCCATGA
- a CDS encoding DUF2218 domain-containing protein, whose amino-acid sequence MNAIPSFKLSGIAIPASTDHMLDEICEHFIEHADVERNRDRAILRSKTSIVRIRADKGTLLIELDCPTLEALQAARTDIAEHLFYFAGEEPLELTWTPLSSLPALPNLHEITVVSAEDVTPHMRRVIFSCADITPFAGGDMHVRLLVPPKGRPPVWPGFREDGRIAWPEGDDELLVRVYTIRTVDIERGEIWIDFLQHPMPGISTPGADFARDAQIGDRAALLGPGGGGLPSAQSILLIGDESALPAIARIAAEIPAGTQMRAIIEVENAAEEQPLPTDGTLEVSWLHRYDYPDRRDRALLSQATDAIALSDAETFIWAACEKTDIRAIRSILKGRKHDHRKMYVAWYWERIEN is encoded by the coding sequence ATGAATGCCATTCCATCATTCAAGCTTTCGGGCATCGCCATCCCCGCGAGTACCGATCATATGCTGGACGAGATCTGCGAGCATTTCATCGAGCATGCCGACGTCGAGCGGAACAGAGATCGGGCGATTTTGCGAAGCAAGACCAGCATCGTCAGAATTCGTGCAGACAAGGGGACATTGCTGATCGAGCTGGATTGTCCGACGCTGGAAGCGCTTCAGGCGGCCCGTACCGATATCGCGGAACATCTTTTCTACTTTGCCGGCGAAGAGCCGTTGGAGCTGACCTGGACGCCGCTATCATCCTTGCCGGCCCTGCCGAATCTCCACGAAATAACAGTGGTTTCCGCTGAAGATGTAACCCCGCACATGCGCCGGGTCATCTTTTCCTGCGCTGACATCACGCCTTTCGCCGGTGGCGATATGCATGTTCGCCTGCTGGTTCCGCCCAAGGGCAGGCCACCGGTCTGGCCGGGCTTTCGCGAGGATGGGCGTATCGCATGGCCGGAAGGAGACGACGAACTCCTCGTTCGGGTCTACACGATCCGCACCGTCGATATCGAGCGCGGGGAAATCTGGATCGACTTCCTGCAGCATCCGATGCCGGGCATATCCACGCCAGGTGCCGATTTCGCGCGCGACGCCCAAATTGGAGACAGGGCGGCCCTTCTGGGCCCAGGCGGCGGCGGTCTGCCATCCGCACAGTCCATCCTTCTGATCGGCGACGAAAGTGCGCTGCCGGCCATCGCCCGTATCGCCGCCGAAATCCCTGCGGGCACGCAGATGCGCGCGATCATCGAAGTCGAGAATGCGGCGGAAGAGCAGCCGCTTCCAACCGATGGAACGCTGGAGGTCAGCTGGCTGCACCGGTACGATTATCCGGATCGCCGCGATCGCGCTCTGTTGTCACAAGCCACAGATGCAATCGCGTTGAGCGATGCGGAAACGTTCATCTGGGCGGCCTGCGAAAAGACGGACATCCGTGCCATTCGCTCGATCCTCAAAGGGCGCAAGCACGATCACCGGAAAATGTACGTCGCCTGGTATTGGGAGCGCATTGAAAACTAG
- a CDS encoding citrate/2-methylcitrate synthase: MKTLWITTDDALARLGTKPQTLYANVSRGRIRAKPDPTDPRRSLYHADDVQRLAERHSGRRHTAAVAAQAIRWGDPVLPTTISSIAGGRLLYRGRDAADLSSAAALEDIAILLWETPGVVVKAFGCEMTGKSRLAAALGDLAARVADDLPALGRNPAVLRTEAADVLSTVAAGLAPWPDPIPLHERLALGWQRPDAAEPIRKSLVLAAEHELNVSAFAARVTASSGAALSAAALSGLATLTGPRHGGAWLSVTRLAGQAGSIGVREAIRAMLSSEGAVRAFGHQLYPHGDPRAKIILESFEVPALYGLLAKAGEDLLGEPPNIDFALAALAATFDLPQEAPLVIFALSRTVGWLAHAMEQVESGQLIRPRASYAGS, from the coding sequence ATGAAGACACTCTGGATCACGACAGACGACGCTCTCGCAAGGCTCGGCACCAAGCCGCAGACGCTCTACGCCAATGTCAGCCGCGGGCGCATCCGCGCCAAGCCCGACCCTACCGATCCCCGCCGCAGCCTTTATCATGCCGATGATGTCCAGCGCTTGGCTGAGCGCCATTCGGGACGGCGGCATACGGCTGCGGTGGCGGCGCAGGCGATCCGATGGGGTGATCCGGTTCTGCCGACGACGATATCGAGCATCGCCGGCGGCAGGCTGCTGTATCGCGGCCGCGACGCGGCCGACCTCTCCAGCGCGGCGGCATTGGAGGATATCGCGATATTGCTCTGGGAAACGCCTGGCGTGGTGGTCAAGGCTTTCGGTTGCGAGATGACGGGAAAATCGAGGCTGGCTGCGGCTCTTGGAGATCTCGCCGCGCGCGTTGCAGACGATTTGCCAGCACTGGGCCGCAATCCGGCGGTTTTGCGGACCGAGGCTGCGGACGTGCTGTCAACCGTGGCAGCGGGACTGGCGCCATGGCCGGACCCCATACCGCTGCATGAACGCCTGGCCTTGGGATGGCAGCGGCCGGACGCGGCAGAGCCCATCCGCAAATCCCTGGTGCTTGCCGCAGAACATGAGTTGAACGTGTCTGCCTTTGCCGCACGCGTCACGGCGTCTTCGGGAGCCGCGCTTTCAGCTGCGGCGCTTTCAGGGCTTGCAACGCTTACCGGCCCCCGGCATGGCGGCGCCTGGCTGAGTGTCACGCGGCTTGCCGGGCAGGCCGGCTCGATCGGGGTGCGTGAGGCGATCCGGGCCATGCTCTCCTCGGAAGGGGCCGTCAGGGCCTTTGGCCACCAGCTCTATCCGCATGGCGATCCGCGCGCCAAAATCATCCTGGAAAGTTTCGAGGTCCCGGCACTCTATGGCCTGCTCGCCAAGGCAGGCGAAGACCTTCTCGGCGAACCACCCAATATCGATTTTGCTCTCGCCGCACTGGCGGCAACCTTCGATCTTCCGCAGGAAGCTCCGCTGGTGATCTTTGCCCTGTCGCGCACGGTCGGCTGGCTGGCCCATGCCATGGAACAGGTGGAGAGCGGCCAGCTCATTCGCCCAAGGGCCAGCTATGCGGGGTCATAG
- a CDS encoding FecCD family ABC transporter permease yields MTTGILKTSDRRWVSATRSNRVRSLWLTGLIAVLALLLALSVTIGTRNVEWSDIVAALGGTQDNIGQAAVALRIPRTILALLAGAALGLAGAIMQGVTRNPLADPGILGVNMGASLAVVIGVAWFGMSSAHAYIWTAIAGAGCTSVFVYTIGSLGRGGATPLKLALAGAATSIAFASLTIAVVLPRGDIAGGIQSWQIGGVGGATYGRIVPVLPFLAVGFAISLLSARKLNSLALGDELAAGLGERVAVARAVAALGAILLCGATTAVCGPIGFLGLVVPHLCRTLIGVDHRWLLPFSTLGGACLLLGADVLGRIAARPGEIDVGIVTALIGAPFFIWIVRRQRVREL; encoded by the coding sequence ATGACCACCGGCATCCTCAAGACATCGGACCGCCGTTGGGTGTCCGCGACCCGGTCGAACCGGGTGAGAAGCCTTTGGCTGACGGGGCTCATCGCGGTGCTGGCGCTCCTGCTCGCCCTATCGGTCACGATCGGCACCCGCAACGTCGAATGGAGCGATATCGTTGCAGCACTTGGCGGTACGCAGGACAATATCGGGCAAGCGGCGGTTGCGCTGCGCATCCCGCGCACCATCCTCGCCTTACTCGCGGGTGCTGCGCTGGGGCTCGCAGGCGCGATCATGCAGGGTGTCACCCGCAATCCGCTTGCCGATCCCGGCATTCTCGGCGTCAATATGGGCGCTTCGCTCGCTGTCGTCATCGGCGTCGCCTGGTTCGGAATGTCCTCGGCTCATGCCTATATCTGGACGGCGATTGCAGGCGCCGGGTGCACTTCTGTCTTCGTCTATACGATCGGATCGCTCGGAAGAGGCGGCGCAACGCCGCTCAAGCTGGCCCTGGCAGGTGCCGCCACCTCGATTGCCTTTGCGTCCCTTACCATCGCCGTCGTGCTGCCACGGGGCGATATTGCTGGTGGTATCCAGTCCTGGCAGATCGGCGGCGTCGGCGGCGCGACATACGGGCGGATTGTTCCGGTGCTGCCGTTTCTTGCGGTTGGGTTCGCGATCAGCCTTTTGTCTGCACGAAAGTTGAATTCCCTGGCTCTGGGCGACGAACTGGCCGCCGGTCTCGGTGAGCGGGTTGCCGTAGCGCGCGCGGTCGCCGCGCTCGGCGCCATCCTTCTGTGCGGCGCAACGACCGCCGTGTGCGGGCCGATCGGCTTTCTGGGACTGGTGGTGCCGCATCTTTGCCGGACGCTGATCGGCGTCGATCATCGCTGGCTGCTGCCGTTTTCCACTTTGGGCGGTGCTTGCCTGCTGCTCGGCGCCGACGTCCTCGGGCGGATCGCCGCCCGGCCCGGCGAGATCGATGTCGGGATCGTCACAGCGCTGATCGGTGCTCCGTTCTTCATCTGGATCGTCCGGCGCCAGCGGGTGAGGGAACTGTGA
- a CDS encoding sensor histidine kinase, which translates to MRLAPTTIAGRLLLSAVLFVTAALVVAGVVLTFILHQVVSDQVDQRLQAQASSLVAALSIDAGGQMSIVPGLDGPPFDRRGSGWYWQIDGADQTLQSRSLAGGSLKVPPPPFDWRHLFSNRPTATDTSDSNGRSLHVITVTSQLQGRPVTVNVSAPAAAISGPLTRALVWLLPSIGILGLGLIFATLLQIRVGLSPLRKLRLSLQDVRSGASARVPTAQPAELMPVVAELNALISENEERLASARLSLANMAHSLKTPLASLSLALSEAGRDPTGALQNLTGQIDTRIRHHLGRARADAGAGHGRSRTDVGSHLSDLTGIMDKIYRERRISLSFSVEPDLVAACEEQDFDELAGNLIDNAFKWASTSVAVTAVKNNGKAVITITDDGEGIPQHAMSRVLQPGQRLDETVPGHGFGLSVSQDLVSLYGGSLRLEGAQGQGLKVTIELQAA; encoded by the coding sequence ATGAGACTTGCACCGACCACCATTGCTGGCCGCCTGCTGTTGTCCGCCGTCCTGTTTGTGACGGCAGCACTTGTGGTCGCGGGCGTGGTCCTGACCTTTATCCTGCATCAGGTCGTTTCCGATCAGGTCGATCAGCGGCTGCAAGCGCAGGCGTCATCCCTGGTTGCGGCACTGTCCATCGACGCCGGTGGCCAGATGTCGATTGTGCCCGGCCTTGACGGGCCGCCCTTTGATCGCCGTGGGTCGGGATGGTACTGGCAGATCGACGGGGCAGACCAGACGCTGCAATCCCGCTCATTGGCAGGCGGCAGCCTCAAGGTTCCGCCGCCGCCGTTCGACTGGCGGCATCTTTTTTCCAACAGGCCCACCGCGACTGACACCAGTGATTCCAACGGGCGTTCCCTCCATGTCATCACCGTGACATCGCAACTGCAGGGAAGGCCGGTCACCGTTAATGTATCGGCGCCTGCCGCCGCGATCTCCGGACCCCTGACGCGGGCACTGGTCTGGCTTTTGCCATCGATCGGCATTCTCGGCCTGGGATTGATCTTTGCCACGCTTCTGCAGATCCGCGTCGGTCTTAGCCCACTTCGGAAACTGCGCCTGTCGCTTCAGGACGTCCGGTCCGGCGCCAGCGCGCGCGTGCCAACAGCGCAACCGGCGGAACTGATGCCCGTCGTTGCCGAATTGAATGCGCTGATTAGCGAAAACGAAGAGCGCCTGGCAAGCGCGCGCCTGTCGCTTGCAAATATGGCCCATAGCCTGAAGACGCCACTGGCCAGCCTTTCCTTGGCGCTGAGCGAAGCCGGGCGGGATCCGACGGGTGCGCTGCAAAATCTGACCGGCCAGATCGACACCCGCATTCGCCATCATCTCGGCCGCGCCCGCGCTGATGCCGGCGCGGGACACGGCCGGTCGCGCACCGATGTCGGGTCGCACCTCAGCGATCTCACCGGCATCATGGACAAGATCTACCGCGAACGCCGCATCAGCCTGTCATTTTCCGTGGAGCCGGATCTGGTGGCGGCATGTGAGGAGCAGGATTTCGACGAACTGGCGGGAAATCTGATCGACAACGCGTTCAAATGGGCGTCCACCAGTGTCGCCGTCACAGCAGTCAAAAACAATGGAAAAGCCGTGATCACCATTACCGACGATGGCGAAGGAATTCCGCAACACGCCATGAGCAGGGTCCTGCAGCCCGGTCAGCGCCTGGATGAAACCGTCCCCGGACATGGTTTCGGCCTTTCCGTCAGCCAGGACCTCGTCAGCCTCTATGGCGGCTCGTTGCGTCTTGAGGGCGCGCAAGGCCAGGGACTTAAAGTGACGATCGAACTCCAAGCCGCCTGA
- a CDS encoding citrate synthase/methylcitrate synthase, with product MKNGLEDVVAAETQLSDVNGEAGQLVIRGVSLDRLVEYARYEDVALLLLDGLLEERLDRDSLCLRLGQMRKEVFSHIGAIDDDLLHLPPVDIMRALIARLADGDDLDTALRLLAAPAVFLPAILRLKRGETPIAPTPSLSQSADILTMLSAAVPGAVQVAALDTYLVTISDHGLNASTFASRVIASTKAGLTSSVVAALSALKGPLHGGAPGPVLDMLDAVGTKDNAARWLGRALDRGERLMGFGHRIYRVRDPRADALKGALTQMIAAGQVDRDRIGLAEAVEQSALAILKERKPGRPLDVNVEFYTALLLDALTFPRDAFTGVFAIGRTIGWIAHAREQSLEGRLIRPRSVYVGPLPKAA from the coding sequence ATGAAAAATGGACTTGAAGACGTCGTCGCCGCCGAAACGCAGCTGTCCGATGTCAATGGCGAGGCCGGGCAGCTGGTTATTCGCGGCGTTTCGCTTGACCGCCTTGTCGAATATGCACGCTACGAGGATGTTGCTCTTCTCCTGCTCGACGGTTTGCTGGAGGAGAGGCTGGACAGGGACAGCCTGTGCCTGCGGCTTGGGCAGATGCGCAAAGAGGTTTTTTCCCATATCGGCGCCATCGATGATGACCTGCTGCACCTGCCGCCGGTTGATATCATGCGCGCGCTGATTGCCCGGCTTGCGGACGGAGATGATCTCGACACGGCGCTTCGCCTGCTTGCCGCACCCGCCGTTTTCCTCCCTGCAATCCTGCGCTTGAAGAGAGGCGAAACGCCGATCGCGCCAACACCATCGCTCTCCCAGTCCGCCGATATCCTCACCATGCTTAGCGCGGCTGTGCCGGGCGCAGTTCAGGTGGCCGCGCTCGATACCTATCTGGTGACGATTTCCGATCACGGCCTCAACGCTTCGACCTTCGCCTCACGGGTGATTGCCTCCACGAAGGCCGGCCTGACTTCCTCCGTTGTGGCCGCACTCAGCGCCTTGAAGGGACCGCTGCACGGAGGTGCGCCTGGCCCTGTGCTCGATATGCTGGATGCTGTTGGGACAAAGGACAACGCCGCAAGATGGCTCGGGCGGGCTTTGGATCGCGGCGAGCGGCTGATGGGCTTCGGGCACCGGATCTACCGCGTCCGCGATCCGCGCGCCGATGCTCTGAAAGGCGCTTTGACGCAGATGATTGCCGCCGGTCAGGTCGATCGTGACCGTATCGGTCTGGCGGAAGCCGTCGAACAGAGCGCGCTCGCCATCCTGAAAGAACGCAAGCCCGGCCGTCCTCTCGACGTCAACGTGGAGTTCTACACCGCACTCCTCCTCGACGCGCTGACATTCCCGCGTGACGCCTTCACCGGCGTGTTTGCCATCGGCCGCACGATCGGCTGGATCGCCCATGCCCGCGAGCAGTCGCTCGAAGGCCGCCTCATCCGTCCGCGCTCCGTTTACGTCGGGCCGCTGCCAAAGGCAGCGTGA